From the Gallaecimonas kandeliae genome, one window contains:
- a CDS encoding cell division protein ZapC domain-containing protein → MILEPAHNWAWQYDPAQDRLSIALGGDWLFVTPYGSKWLIPDARSGGAFDVDDARYYEAVLEVLAGAQAWSDAQMVQIALNACAIRRFAKPSMPKSWFFAENPQAQQLGACPALLSLQSAFGRGQCLALESFESSTLCMLLDASLALSDSQCLEPFQVVKVMNNRLWPSQWQGQGTSLRQVG, encoded by the coding sequence ATGATTCTGGAACCGGCCCACAACTGGGCCTGGCAATACGACCCAGCACAGGACCGCCTCAGCATCGCGCTGGGTGGTGACTGGCTGTTCGTGACGCCCTACGGTTCCAAGTGGCTTATTCCCGATGCCCGCTCTGGCGGTGCCTTCGATGTGGATGACGCCCGCTATTACGAGGCGGTGCTGGAAGTGTTGGCCGGTGCACAGGCCTGGTCCGACGCCCAGATGGTGCAGATAGCGCTCAACGCCTGTGCCATACGCCGCTTCGCCAAACCCTCCATGCCCAAGAGCTGGTTCTTCGCCGAAAACCCCCAGGCCCAGCAACTCGGCGCTTGCCCGGCGCTGCTGAGCCTGCAAAGCGCCTTTGGCCGAGGCCAGTGCCTGGCGCTGGAGTCCTTCGAGTCCTCCACACTCTGCATGTTGTTGGACGCGTCCCTGGCCCTGTCCGACAGCCAATGCCTGGAGCCTTTCCAGGTGGTCAAGGTGATGAACAACCGCCTCTGGCCGTCTCAATGGCAAGGGCAGGGCACCAGCCTTCGCCAAGTCGGCTGA
- the pyrD gene encoding quinone-dependent dihydroorotate dehydrogenase: MYSLLKPLLFRMDPESSHDLTLGQLAWLGKSPLKGLIAQSVPDKPVELMGLRFKNPVGLAAGLDKNGAAIDAFAAMGFGFIEVGTVTPRPQPGNPKPRLFRLPQAQAIINRMGFNNLGVDNLVENVKASNYKGVLGINIGKNKDTPVEEGTNDYLICLDKVYGHASYVTVNISSPNTPGLRSLQYGEAFDELLSSVKARQEKLADQHGRYVPIVVKIAPDMNLEELQSVADCLRRHHLDGVIATNTTLSREGVEGLKHGDEAGGLSGRPVRQKSTETVKNLKAMLAGELPIIGVGGIDSAQSAREKLAAGADLLQIYTGFIYQGPALVKAIVEGIE; the protein is encoded by the coding sequence ATGTATTCCTTGCTTAAGCCCTTGTTGTTTCGGATGGATCCGGAGTCTTCCCACGATCTGACCCTGGGCCAGTTGGCCTGGCTGGGCAAAAGCCCGCTGAAAGGCCTTATCGCCCAGTCCGTCCCCGACAAGCCGGTGGAGCTGATGGGCCTCAGGTTCAAGAATCCCGTTGGCCTCGCCGCGGGCCTCGACAAGAACGGTGCCGCCATCGACGCCTTTGCCGCCATGGGCTTTGGCTTTATCGAAGTGGGCACTGTGACGCCGCGCCCCCAGCCCGGTAACCCCAAGCCGCGGCTGTTCCGCCTGCCCCAGGCCCAGGCCATCATCAACCGCATGGGGTTCAACAACCTGGGTGTCGACAACCTGGTGGAGAACGTCAAGGCGTCGAACTACAAGGGCGTGCTGGGCATCAACATCGGCAAGAACAAGGACACGCCGGTAGAAGAGGGCACCAACGACTACCTGATCTGCCTGGACAAGGTCTACGGCCATGCCTCCTACGTGACGGTCAACATCTCTTCCCCCAACACCCCCGGCCTTCGCAGCCTGCAATACGGCGAAGCCTTCGACGAACTGCTGTCCAGCGTCAAGGCCCGCCAGGAAAAGCTTGCCGACCAGCACGGCCGTTATGTGCCCATCGTCGTCAAGATAGCGCCGGACATGAACCTGGAGGAGTTGCAGTCGGTGGCCGATTGCCTGCGCCGCCACCACCTGGATGGGGTCATCGCCACCAACACCACCTTGTCCCGCGAAGGGGTGGAAGGGCTCAAGCACGGCGATGAAGCCGGTGGCCTGTCTGGGCGTCCCGTGCGCCAGAAGAGCACCGAAACGGTGAAAAACCTCAAGGCCATGCTGGCCGGCGAGCTGCCCATCATCGGCGTCGGCGGCATAGATTCGGCCCAAAGCGCCCGCGAAAAGCTGGCTGCCGGTGCCGATCTGCTGCAGATCTATACCGGCTTCATCTACCAGGGGCCGGCGCTGGTGAAGGCGATCGTCGAAGGGATCGAATGA
- a CDS encoding NAD-glutamate dehydrogenase, translating into MALIDGHSSVLLDNVCKLIETKVPSDRAPLITAFVQKIYGTMSIDDFQGRNDADLYGAALSLWNALQKKKAGESYIRVFNPEVSRDGWQSSHTIIEIVHDDMPFLVDSVRMALSRRGITSHLMLHLPMAFVRDKHNQVTAIHRLSERKAGDSAETVFLIEVDRQTEQDVIDGLLEELKVVLADVTLAVTDWQPMQDRLDDVIARIEKAKLPVGEDERAEADAFLKWVNDHNFTLMGYRYYAIEAVKGDYELRPDIDSSLGLMRASKEVHKRSLSALGDSAWEEALSPHLLVLTKTNSKSRVHRPAYIDYIGVKRFDDKGKVVGEDRFIGLYASSVYNNSAMQIPLIRQKLQRIMDSCGFADGSHAFKALLNILETYPRDELIQAKEEELQQVGLGVLQMQERDKTRLFIRKDPFGRYYSCMVYVTKERYNTQLRIATQRILAQALGSTEEVEFTTYFSESVLCRTHYLVRVKDADKEINVKEIEANLIEAARSWEDKLEAALLSIHGESNGKKLARKYVQAFPRSYKEEVLPSTSAVDIAQLEALNDDHQLGMLFYRPQEFRNPRLVKLKLFHKDQPIYLSDVMPMLENMGLRIMGERPCEVHTSDGERYWVLDFYMEHGGATELNLEESQHRFQDAFAKVWSGDFEDDGFNKLVLGAGLTGREVVILRAFAKYMRQIGSSFSQSYIEETLVRYPHIAQMLVQLFVKRFDPKKPAAEKTLEKMAQQINDELEQVSNLDDDRIIRSYMELIQATLRTNYFQKSKDGGDKPYISIKMKPELISDMPLPLPAFEIFVYSPRVEGVHLRGGKVARGGLRWSDRREDFRTEVLGLVKAQQVKNTVIVPVGAKGGFVCKKLPTTGGREAFLNEGKECYRTFIRALLDITDNIVAGEIVPPVDVLRHDEDDPYLVVAADKGTATFSDIANAIAEEYGHWLGDAFASGGSVGYDHKKMGITARGAWESVKRHFREMGIDCQSTDFTAIGVGDMAGDVFGNGMLLSKHIRLQAAFNHMHIFIDPDPDAASSFEERERLFNLPTSTWDDYNKDLISEGGGIFSRSLKAIKLTPQMKRMLDTKKVSMTPNELMKAILQMEVDLLWNGGIGTYVKASSESHAEVGDRANDAIRINGGELRAKVVGEGGNLGCTQRGRIEYALKGGRLNTDFVDNVGGVDCSDNEVNIKILLNTLVQSGDMTRKQRDQLLYEMTDEVSRIVLEDCYEQTHSISITELKGGTALKEQVRFIQELEKAGKLDRALEFLPSEDELAERLAQGKGLTRPELSVLVAYGKMVLKEQFNVVEITEDPYHSRLLKANFPQPLQEKFSDAMANHPLKGEIIATQLANRITNDMGLNFVHRMMDETGASAADIAHSYALAAAIFDLRRLWGEITALDNVVSSDVQTEMLFELRRTIRRATRWFLRHRNKAMTIEEGIAFYRDASAQIKDQLLDFMVEEEAEGIREEAARLVEAGIPASLAAEVEQLSSLFCVLDMAEVAHAQAKPVALVASTYFKLGAKLGLHWFLEQIISQPVNNHWQALARASYREELDWNQRQLTAVVLLACADDSCPTEDVVEGWLEGHEMVLTRWNQMLSEFRSSQANEFAKFSVALRELGILIHHCQPAAA; encoded by the coding sequence ATGGCACTGATCGACGGTCATTCGTCCGTACTGCTCGACAACGTCTGCAAATTAATAGAAACCAAGGTTCCCTCCGATCGCGCCCCGCTCATCACCGCCTTTGTCCAAAAAATCTACGGCACCATGTCCATCGACGATTTCCAGGGTCGTAACGACGCTGATCTCTATGGCGCGGCCCTGAGCCTGTGGAATGCCTTACAAAAGAAAAAGGCCGGTGAGAGCTATATTCGCGTCTTCAACCCGGAAGTCAGCCGTGACGGCTGGCAGTCAAGCCATACCATCATCGAGATAGTCCATGATGATATGCCTTTCCTGGTTGACTCGGTGCGTATGGCGCTCAGTCGCCGCGGTATCACCTCCCACCTGATGTTGCACTTGCCGATGGCCTTTGTCCGCGACAAGCACAACCAGGTCACCGCCATTCACCGCCTCTCTGAGCGCAAGGCCGGCGACAGCGCCGAAACCGTCTTCCTCATCGAAGTGGACCGCCAGACCGAACAGGACGTCATCGACGGCCTGCTCGAAGAGCTGAAGGTGGTGCTGGCCGATGTGACCCTGGCGGTCACCGACTGGCAACCGATGCAGGACCGCCTGGACGACGTCATAGCCCGCATCGAGAAGGCCAAGTTGCCGGTGGGCGAGGATGAGCGCGCCGAGGCCGACGCCTTCCTCAAATGGGTGAACGATCATAACTTCACCCTGATGGGCTATCGCTATTACGCCATCGAAGCGGTGAAGGGCGACTACGAGTTGCGCCCGGACATCGACTCCAGCCTGGGTCTGATGCGCGCTTCCAAAGAGGTGCACAAGCGCAGCCTGTCCGCCCTTGGCGACAGCGCCTGGGAAGAGGCTCTGAGCCCGCACCTGCTGGTGCTGACCAAGACCAACTCCAAGTCCCGCGTCCATCGCCCGGCCTATATCGACTATATCGGCGTCAAGCGTTTCGACGACAAGGGCAAGGTCGTCGGTGAAGACCGCTTCATCGGCCTCTACGCCTCCAGCGTCTACAACAACTCCGCCATGCAGATCCCGCTCATTCGCCAGAAACTGCAGCGGATCATGGACAGCTGCGGCTTTGCCGACGGCAGCCACGCCTTCAAGGCGCTGCTCAACATCCTTGAGACCTATCCGCGCGACGAGCTGATCCAGGCCAAGGAAGAGGAGCTGCAGCAGGTGGGCCTGGGCGTACTGCAGATGCAGGAGCGGGACAAGACCCGCCTCTTCATCCGCAAGGACCCCTTCGGGCGCTACTACTCCTGCATGGTCTACGTGACCAAGGAGCGCTACAACACCCAGCTGCGCATCGCCACTCAGCGCATCCTGGCCCAGGCCCTGGGCTCTACAGAAGAAGTGGAATTCACCACTTACTTCTCCGAATCAGTCCTGTGCCGCACCCATTACCTGGTGCGGGTCAAGGACGCGGATAAAGAAATCAACGTGAAAGAAATCGAAGCCAACCTCATCGAGGCGGCCCGCTCCTGGGAAGACAAACTGGAAGCGGCCCTGCTGTCCATCCACGGCGAATCCAACGGCAAGAAGCTGGCCCGCAAGTACGTGCAGGCTTTCCCCCGTTCCTACAAGGAAGAGGTACTGCCCTCTACCTCCGCCGTGGACATCGCGCAACTGGAAGCCCTGAACGACGACCACCAGCTGGGCATGTTGTTCTACCGGCCCCAGGAATTCCGCAACCCGCGCCTGGTCAAGCTGAAGCTGTTCCACAAGGACCAGCCCATCTACCTGTCCGACGTGATGCCGATGCTCGAAAACATGGGTCTGCGCATCATGGGCGAGCGCCCCTGCGAGGTGCATACCTCCGACGGCGAGCGTTACTGGGTACTGGACTTCTACATGGAGCACGGCGGCGCTACCGAGCTGAACCTCGAAGAGAGCCAGCACCGCTTCCAGGACGCCTTCGCCAAGGTTTGGAGCGGCGACTTCGAAGACGACGGCTTCAACAAACTGGTACTGGGCGCCGGCCTGACCGGCCGCGAAGTGGTGATACTGCGCGCCTTTGCCAAGTACATGCGCCAGATCGGCTCTTCCTTCAGCCAGTCCTATATCGAAGAGACCCTGGTCCGCTACCCCCACATCGCCCAGATGCTGGTGCAGCTCTTCGTCAAGCGCTTCGATCCCAAGAAGCCGGCGGCCGAGAAGACCCTGGAGAAGATGGCCCAGCAGATCAACGACGAGCTGGAGCAGGTGTCCAACCTGGACGATGACCGCATCATCCGTTCCTACATGGAGCTGATCCAGGCCACCCTGCGCACCAACTACTTCCAGAAGAGCAAAGACGGCGGCGACAAGCCCTACATCTCCATCAAGATGAAGCCGGAGCTGATCTCCGACATGCCGCTGCCTCTGCCGGCCTTCGAGATCTTCGTCTACAGCCCCCGCGTCGAGGGTGTACACCTGCGCGGCGGCAAGGTCGCCCGGGGTGGCCTGCGTTGGTCAGACCGCCGCGAAGACTTCCGCACCGAGGTCCTCGGCCTGGTCAAAGCCCAGCAGGTCAAGAACACCGTCATCGTGCCCGTGGGCGCCAAGGGCGGTTTCGTCTGCAAGAAGCTGCCCACCACAGGTGGCCGCGAAGCCTTCCTCAACGAAGGTAAAGAGTGCTACCGCACCTTCATCCGCGCCCTGTTGGACATCACCGACAACATCGTCGCCGGTGAGATAGTGCCCCCCGTCGACGTGCTGCGTCACGACGAGGACGACCCCTACCTGGTGGTGGCCGCCGACAAGGGCACCGCCACCTTCTCCGACATCGCCAATGCCATCGCCGAGGAATACGGCCACTGGCTGGGTGACGCCTTCGCCTCCGGCGGCTCCGTCGGTTACGACCACAAGAAGATGGGCATCACCGCCCGCGGCGCCTGGGAATCCGTCAAGCGTCACTTCCGCGAGATGGGCATCGACTGCCAGAGCACCGACTTCACCGCCATTGGTGTGGGTGACATGGCCGGCGACGTCTTCGGCAACGGCATGCTGCTGTCCAAGCACATCCGCCTGCAGGCCGCCTTCAACCACATGCACATCTTCATCGACCCGGATCCGGATGCGGCCAGCAGCTTCGAAGAGCGCGAGCGCCTCTTCAACCTGCCCACCTCCACCTGGGACGACTACAACAAGGACCTCATCTCCGAGGGCGGCGGCATCTTCAGCCGTAGCCTCAAGGCCATCAAGCTGACCCCGCAGATGAAGCGCATGCTCGACACCAAGAAAGTCAGCATGACCCCCAACGAGCTGATGAAAGCCATACTGCAGATGGAAGTGGATCTGCTGTGGAACGGCGGCATCGGCACCTACGTCAAGGCCAGCAGCGAAAGCCACGCCGAAGTGGGTGACCGCGCCAACGACGCCATCCGCATCAACGGCGGCGAGCTCAGGGCCAAGGTGGTAGGCGAGGGCGGTAACCTGGGTTGTACCCAGCGTGGCCGTATCGAGTACGCCCTCAAAGGCGGCCGCCTCAACACCGACTTTGTGGACAACGTCGGCGGCGTGGACTGCTCCGACAACGAGGTCAACATCAAGATCCTGCTCAACACCCTGGTGCAGAGCGGCGACATGACCCGCAAGCAGCGCGACCAGCTGCTGTACGAGATGACCGACGAAGTCTCCCGTATCGTGCTGGAAGACTGCTACGAGCAGACCCACTCCATCTCCATCACCGAGCTCAAGGGCGGCACTGCCCTCAAGGAGCAGGTGCGCTTCATCCAGGAGCTGGAAAAAGCCGGCAAGCTGGACCGCGCCCTGGAGTTCCTGCCGTCTGAAGACGAGCTGGCCGAGCGCTTGGCCCAGGGCAAGGGTCTGACCCGCCCCGAGCTGTCCGTGCTGGTGGCCTACGGCAAGATGGTCCTCAAAGAGCAGTTCAACGTGGTGGAGATCACTGAAGATCCCTATCACTCCCGCCTGCTCAAGGCCAACTTCCCGCAGCCGCTGCAGGAGAAGTTCAGTGATGCCATGGCCAACCACCCGCTGAAGGGCGAGATCATCGCCACCCAGCTGGCCAACCGCATCACCAACGACATGGGCCTGAACTTCGTGCACCGCATGATGGACGAGACCGGCGCCAGCGCTGCCGACATCGCCCACAGCTATGCCCTGGCCGCTGCCATCTTCGACCTGCGCCGCCTCTGGGGTGAGATCACCGCCCTCGACAACGTCGTCAGCAGCGATGTACAGACCGAGATGCTGTTTGAGCTGCGCCGCACCATCCGTCGCGCCACCCGCTGGTTCCTGCGCCATCGCAACAAGGCCATGACCATCGAGGAAGGCATCGCCTTCTACCGCGATGCCTCCGCCCAGATAAAAGACCAGTTGCTGGACTTCATGGTGGAAGAGGAAGCCGAAGGAATCCGCGAAGAAGCGGCCCGCTTGGTGGAAGCCGGTATCCCTGCCTCCCTGGCAGCCGAAGTGGAACAGCTCTCCAGCCTGTTCTGCGTGCTGGATATGGCCGAGGTGGCCCATGCCCAGGCCAAGCCGGTGGCCCTGGTGGCCAGCACCTACTTCAAACTGGGTGCCAAGCTGGGTCTGCACTGGTTCCTCGAGCAGATCATCAGCCAGCCGGTCAACAACCACTGGCAGGCCCTGGCCCGCGCTTCCTACCGCGAAGAGCTGGACTGGAACCAGCGCCAGCTGACCGCAGTAGTGCTGCTGGCCTGTGCCGACGACAGCTGCCCCACCGAAGACGTGGTGGAAGGCTGGCTGGAAGGCCACGAGATGGTGCTGACCCGCTGGAACCAGATGTTGTCCGAGTTCCGCTCCAGCCAGGCCAACGAGTTCGCCAAGTTCTCCGTGGCCCTGCGCGAGCTTGGGATCCTCATCCATCATTGCCAGCCCGCTGCGGCATAA
- a CDS encoding DUF2835 family protein, with protein sequence MRQYLLSIHFSYSELEAAYQRPDMRLLLRADGGQLLSVPFRYLRPYVGPSGIQGRFALELDEQNQIRRLYALP encoded by the coding sequence ATGCGCCAATATCTCTTGTCCATCCATTTCAGCTACAGCGAACTGGAGGCCGCCTACCAGCGGCCCGACATGCGGCTGCTGCTGCGCGCCGACGGCGGCCAGCTGCTGTCGGTGCCTTTTCGCTACCTGAGGCCCTATGTCGGGCCGTCCGGGATCCAGGGGCGCTTTGCCCTGGAGCTGGACGAGCAAAACCAGATCCGGCGTTTGTACGCCTTGCCTTGA
- the pepN gene encoding aminopeptidase N yields the protein MAKKPVKRLSDYQAPAFFVDTLDLHVELHDSATLVTATSRLKKAGTDSLLRLDGEQLELVSLELDGVAVEPRFENDQLLLDVPGEGAELKVVTRINPEANTALEGLYKSGGAFCTQCEAEGFRRITYFPDRPDVLAVYTTTIVADKALYPQLLSNGNLVASGDLEGGRHFATWQDPHPKPCYLFALVAGDFDLLEDGFTTSSGRDVLLQIFVDKGRKAQARHAMDALKGAMKWDQDNYGLEYDLDRYMIVAVDFFNMGAMENKGLNIFNAKYVLADDDTATDQDYDAIAAIIAHEYFHNWTGNRVTCRDWFQLSLKEGLTVFRDQQFSADWAGSSATRIKEAQVIRTNQFAEDAGPMSHPIRPQAVAEMNNFYTVTVYNKGAEVIRMLHGLLGKAGFRAGMDLYFERHDGQAVTCDDFVDAMADANDRDLTAFKGWYSQSGTPVVNVAEHWDGSQYSLVLTQHTPPTADQQQKGPLPLPFAIELLGHGRQVLQLDGAEQRFELGSFAEKPVLAPLCGFSAPVKLVFEQSDAELAALVEKASDGFVRVDAAERLLQRLVEAWLKGEEHAALDLWLGALEAIAKGPLQDAFLESELFKVPGIMAMQGWFETIDLDGLVAARDRLRQAVRERCFGALKARYQEVQGLADKGARALTNSLLALLAENLPEEVARRYHQAANMTERQGALAAAVAGELAESEALLAEFAERYQDNPQVLDKWLMLQGQRAGALERMDQLSRHGAFNWQNPNRTRALFGTFIAHNPQCHTEAGYAWLGLVLPKLDAINPQATARMVAPLLQWRRFDAGRRAQLEQLLTALRARDSLSADVGELLDKALA from the coding sequence ATGGCCAAGAAGCCTGTAAAGCGCCTGTCGGACTACCAAGCCCCGGCTTTTTTCGTCGACACCCTGGATCTGCATGTGGAGCTACACGACAGCGCCACCCTGGTCACCGCCACCAGCCGCCTGAAAAAAGCGGGCACCGACAGCCTGCTGCGTCTCGACGGCGAGCAACTGGAGCTGGTGAGCCTTGAGCTGGACGGCGTTGCCGTCGAACCCCGCTTTGAGAACGACCAGCTGCTGCTGGACGTGCCGGGGGAGGGCGCCGAACTCAAGGTGGTGACCCGCATCAATCCCGAAGCCAATACCGCCCTCGAAGGCCTCTACAAGTCTGGCGGCGCCTTCTGTACCCAGTGTGAGGCCGAGGGTTTTCGCCGCATCACCTATTTCCCCGACCGCCCCGACGTGCTGGCCGTCTATACCACCACCATAGTGGCGGACAAGGCCCTCTACCCGCAGCTGCTCTCCAACGGCAACCTGGTGGCCAGTGGCGACCTCGAGGGTGGCCGCCATTTCGCCACCTGGCAGGATCCCCATCCCAAGCCCTGCTACCTCTTCGCCCTGGTGGCTGGTGACTTCGATCTTCTGGAAGACGGCTTCACCACCAGCAGCGGCCGCGATGTGCTGCTGCAGATCTTTGTCGACAAGGGCCGCAAGGCCCAGGCCCGCCACGCCATGGACGCCCTCAAGGGCGCCATGAAGTGGGACCAGGACAACTACGGCCTGGAATACGATCTGGACCGCTACATGATAGTGGCGGTGGATTTCTTCAACATGGGGGCCATGGAAAACAAGGGCCTCAACATCTTCAACGCCAAGTACGTGCTGGCCGACGACGACACCGCCACCGACCAGGACTACGACGCCATTGCCGCCATCATCGCCCACGAGTACTTCCACAACTGGACCGGCAACCGCGTCACCTGCCGCGACTGGTTCCAGCTCAGCCTCAAGGAAGGGCTGACGGTGTTCCGCGACCAGCAGTTCAGCGCCGACTGGGCGGGCTCCAGCGCCACCCGCATCAAGGAAGCCCAGGTGATCCGCACCAACCAGTTCGCCGAGGACGCTGGCCCCATGAGCCACCCCATCCGGCCCCAGGCGGTGGCGGAGATGAACAACTTCTACACCGTCACCGTCTACAACAAGGGCGCCGAGGTGATCCGCATGCTCCACGGCCTGCTGGGCAAGGCGGGCTTCCGGGCCGGCATGGATCTCTATTTCGAGCGCCATGACGGCCAAGCCGTGACCTGCGACGACTTCGTGGATGCCATGGCGGACGCCAACGACCGGGATCTGACCGCCTTCAAGGGCTGGTACAGCCAGTCTGGTACCCCTGTGGTCAATGTCGCCGAGCATTGGGATGGCAGCCAATACAGCCTGGTGCTGACGCAACACACCCCGCCAACGGCAGACCAGCAGCAAAAAGGCCCGCTGCCGCTGCCCTTCGCCATAGAACTCTTGGGCCATGGCCGCCAGGTGTTGCAGCTGGACGGCGCCGAGCAGCGCTTCGAACTGGGCAGCTTCGCCGAAAAGCCGGTGCTGGCGCCGCTCTGCGGTTTCTCGGCCCCGGTCAAGCTGGTGTTCGAACAGAGTGATGCCGAGTTGGCCGCCCTGGTGGAAAAGGCCAGTGACGGCTTTGTGCGGGTGGACGCCGCCGAGCGTCTGCTGCAGCGCCTGGTGGAAGCCTGGCTCAAGGGCGAAGAACATGCCGCCCTGGATCTCTGGCTGGGGGCCCTGGAAGCCATAGCCAAAGGGCCTTTGCAGGACGCCTTCTTGGAGAGCGAACTGTTCAAGGTGCCCGGCATCATGGCCATGCAGGGCTGGTTCGAGACCATAGACCTGGACGGCCTGGTGGCGGCCCGCGACCGGCTGCGCCAGGCGGTGCGTGAGCGCTGCTTCGGGGCGCTCAAAGCCCGTTACCAAGAGGTGCAGGGGCTTGCAGACAAAGGGGCCAGGGCGCTGACCAACAGCCTCCTGGCCTTGCTGGCAGAGAACCTGCCCGAGGAAGTGGCTCGCCGCTACCACCAGGCCGCCAACATGACCGAGCGCCAAGGGGCCTTGGCAGCAGCCGTCGCCGGCGAGCTGGCTGAGAGTGAGGCGCTGCTGGCCGAGTTTGCCGAGCGATACCAGGACAATCCCCAAGTGCTGGACAAGTGGCTGATGCTGCAAGGCCAAAGGGCAGGTGCCCTGGAGCGCATGGACCAGCTTAGCCGCCACGGCGCCTTCAACTGGCAGAACCCCAACCGCACCCGAGCGCTGTTCGGCACCTTCATCGCCCATAACCCCCAGTGCCATACCGAGGCCGGCTATGCCTGGCTGGGCCTGGTGCTGCCGAAGCTCGATGCCATCAACCCCCAGGCCACGGCCCGGATGGTGGCACCCTTGCTGCAATGGCGCCGCTTCGACGCCGGCCGCCGGGCACAGCTCGAGCAGCTGCTGACGGCGCTGCGGGCCAGGGACAGCCTGTCTGCCGATGTGGGCGAACTGCTGGACAAGGCCTTGGCCTAA
- the nhaC gene encoding Na+/H+ antiporter NhaC produces MTKTIKTPSLLDAVIPVVVLIAMLAASVQLFHDNSSSGPNQIALLLAAMVAAIIALKNGHQWMDIEKGIVKGISISLGAVLILLAVGALIGTWLLAGTVPSLIYFGLKLLSPNIFYSATCLICALVSLSIGSSWTTAATIGVALMGVANGLGLNPAITAGAVVSGAYFGDKISPLSETTNLAPAVAGSELFAHIRHMMWTTVPSFVLALLIFLGFGMGIKGEASTARIDAILTGLNGTFDISVWHLVPLALLLVMAMRKMPAFPAVFIGALFGGLWALLFQQPLIHKLAGGTDLVSSLKLIWSTLFDGVKINTGNETLDSLLSGGGMASMLNTVWLIMCAMSFGAVMERTGLLRRLIQGLLGAAKSAGSLVAATIATCIGTNILTADQYMAIVMPGRMFKEEFENRHLASVNLSRALEDGGTITSPLVPWNTCGAYMHSVLLVSPADYFIYAFFNLINPVLAVVYAYLGVKILRLSPPAEGSAQ; encoded by the coding sequence ATGACCAAGACCATCAAGACCCCTTCGCTGCTGGACGCGGTGATCCCCGTAGTGGTGCTGATCGCCATGCTGGCAGCCTCAGTGCAGCTGTTCCACGACAACTCCTCATCAGGGCCCAACCAGATAGCGTTGCTGCTGGCCGCCATGGTGGCCGCCATCATCGCCCTCAAAAACGGCCATCAATGGATGGATATCGAGAAGGGCATCGTCAAGGGCATCAGCATCTCCCTTGGCGCCGTGCTTATCCTGCTGGCGGTAGGGGCCCTGATCGGCACCTGGCTGCTGGCGGGCACAGTGCCGAGCCTCATCTATTTCGGCCTCAAGCTGCTGAGCCCCAACATCTTCTATTCCGCCACCTGCCTCATCTGCGCCTTGGTGTCCCTGTCCATAGGTTCCAGCTGGACCACGGCGGCCACCATAGGGGTAGCGCTGATGGGGGTGGCGAATGGCCTTGGCCTGAACCCCGCCATCACCGCCGGCGCCGTGGTGTCCGGTGCCTATTTCGGCGACAAGATCTCGCCCTTGTCCGAGACCACCAACCTGGCCCCGGCCGTGGCCGGCTCCGAGCTTTTTGCCCATATCCGCCACATGATGTGGACCACGGTGCCGTCCTTCGTGCTGGCGCTGCTGATCTTCCTGGGCTTCGGCATGGGTATCAAAGGGGAAGCCTCCACGGCCCGTATCGACGCCATACTGACCGGCCTGAACGGCACCTTCGACATCTCCGTCTGGCACCTGGTGCCCCTGGCGCTGCTGTTGGTGATGGCCATGCGCAAGATGCCGGCCTTCCCGGCCGTGTTCATCGGCGCGCTCTTCGGCGGCCTCTGGGCGCTGCTGTTCCAGCAGCCGCTGATCCACAAGCTGGCCGGCGGCACCGATCTGGTTTCTTCCCTCAAACTTATCTGGTCCACCCTCTTTGACGGCGTCAAGATCAACACCGGCAACGAGACCCTGGACTCCCTGCTGTCCGGCGGTGGCATGGCCTCCATGCTCAACACCGTATGGCTTATCATGTGCGCCATGTCCTTCGGTGCCGTCATGGAGCGCACCGGCCTGCTGCGCCGCCTGATCCAGGGCCTACTGGGAGCCGCCAAGAGCGCCGGCAGCCTGGTGGCCGCCACCATCGCCACCTGTATCGGCACCAACATCCTCACCGCCGACCAGTACATGGCCATCGTCATGCCGGGTCGCATGTTCAAAGAAGAGTTCGAGAACCGCCACCTGGCCTCGGTCAACCTGTCCCGGGCCCTGGAAGACGGCGGCACCATCACCTCGCCCTTGGTGCCCTGGAACACCTGCGGCGCCTACATGCATTCGGTGCTGCTGGTTTCCCCGGCCGACTACTTCATTTATGCTTTCTTCAACCTCATCAACCCGGTGCTGGCGGTTGTTTACGCCTACCTGGGAGTGAAGATCCTAAGGCTCAGCCCCCCCGCCGAGGGGTCAGCCCAATAA